A DNA window from Agrobacterium vaccinii contains the following coding sequences:
- a CDS encoding cupin domain-containing protein, translating to MVVDIGNRLRHLRSIHKLSQRELAKRAGVTNSTISLIESNSTNPSVGALKRILDGIPIGLAEFFTFEPEMPRKAFYAAEELVEIGKGPISYRQIGDNLFGRSLQILKECYQPGAGTGRVPLVHEGEEGGIVLSGRLEVTVDDERRILGPGDAYYFESRRPHTFRCVGPVPCEVISACTPPTF from the coding sequence GTGGTCGTCGACATAGGCAACAGGCTGCGGCATTTGCGCTCCATTCATAAGCTATCGCAACGTGAGTTGGCCAAGCGGGCGGGGGTTACGAATTCCACGATTTCGCTAATCGAATCCAATTCCACCAATCCATCGGTGGGGGCGCTGAAGCGAATCCTCGATGGCATTCCCATTGGGCTGGCCGAGTTTTTCACGTTCGAGCCGGAAATGCCGCGCAAGGCGTTTTATGCTGCCGAGGAACTGGTTGAGATCGGCAAGGGACCAATTTCCTACCGGCAGATCGGCGACAATCTGTTTGGCAGAAGCTTGCAGATATTAAAGGAGTGCTATCAGCCGGGCGCTGGTACGGGTCGGGTTCCATTGGTGCATGAGGGAGAGGAGGGGGGCATCGTTCTGTCAGGTCGGCTGGAAGTGACCGTTGATGACGAGCGACGCATCCTGGGTCCCGGCGACGCCTATTATTTTGAAAGCAGGCGACCGCACACATTTCGCTGTGTGGGCCCGGTGCCCTGCGAGGTGATCAGTGCCTGCACGCCGCCAACTTTCTGA
- a CDS encoding aspartate aminotransferase family protein has translation MDHNSKSNMPNLENFWMPFTANRQFKAAPRLLASAEGMYYTDIDGKKILDGTAGLWCVNAGHARKRITQAVERQLSTLDFAPTFQMGHPIAFEFAEKLAAVAPGGPDAELDRVFFTGSGSESVDTALKIAIAYQRAIGQGTRSRIIGREKGYHGVGFGGISVGGLVNNRRFFPQIPADHMRHTLDLDRNAFSKGLPAHGVELADDLERLVALHGAETIAAVIVEPMSGSAGVILPPEGYLQRLRAIADKHGILLIFDEVITGFGRLGKPFATDYFGVVPDLVTTAKGITNGAIPMGAVFAKRAVYDALMHGPENQIELFHGYTYSGHPVACAAGIATLEIYQDEGLLTRAETLATAWQDALHSVKGLPHVLDVRNLGLVGAIELAPRDDAPGTRAYDVFVECLKKGLLTRVTGDIIALSPPLIIEESQIGDIISIISDALSHTA, from the coding sequence ATGGATCACAACAGCAAATCCAACATGCCGAATTTGGAAAACTTCTGGATGCCGTTCACGGCTAACCGGCAGTTCAAGGCAGCGCCTCGCCTCCTGGCCAGCGCCGAGGGCATGTATTACACCGATATCGACGGCAAAAAAATTCTGGACGGAACCGCGGGTCTGTGGTGCGTCAACGCCGGACATGCGCGCAAACGCATCACTCAGGCCGTCGAGCGTCAGTTGTCCACTCTCGATTTCGCCCCGACGTTCCAGATGGGGCACCCAATCGCCTTCGAATTCGCCGAAAAACTCGCCGCTGTCGCACCTGGCGGGCCGGATGCAGAACTCGACCGCGTCTTCTTCACAGGCTCAGGCTCGGAATCCGTCGATACCGCGCTTAAAATCGCAATCGCGTACCAGCGCGCAATTGGGCAGGGAACCCGTAGTCGCATCATCGGGCGCGAAAAGGGGTATCACGGCGTCGGCTTCGGTGGCATTTCAGTAGGCGGCCTCGTCAACAACCGTCGCTTCTTCCCACAAATCCCCGCCGATCACATGCGCCACACGCTGGATCTGGATCGCAACGCCTTCTCGAAGGGTCTTCCGGCCCACGGTGTGGAACTGGCGGACGATCTTGAGCGACTCGTGGCTCTACACGGCGCCGAGACCATTGCAGCGGTCATCGTGGAACCCATGTCCGGCTCGGCTGGCGTCATCCTTCCACCTGAGGGATATTTGCAGCGCCTGCGAGCCATTGCAGACAAGCACGGCATTCTCCTGATTTTCGATGAAGTCATCACCGGCTTCGGCCGCCTCGGCAAACCCTTCGCCACGGATTATTTCGGCGTGGTGCCGGATCTGGTCACGACCGCCAAGGGCATTACCAACGGCGCGATTCCGATGGGCGCGGTTTTTGCCAAGCGCGCGGTTTACGATGCTCTGATGCACGGGCCTGAAAACCAGATCGAACTTTTCCACGGCTACACCTATTCCGGCCATCCCGTAGCGTGTGCCGCAGGTATCGCGACACTAGAAATCTATCAGGACGAAGGCCTGCTCACCCGCGCCGAAACATTGGCAACGGCATGGCAGGACGCTCTGCATTCGGTAAAGGGTTTGCCCCATGTTCTCGACGTCCGCAATCTCGGGCTCGTCGGCGCCATCGAACTCGCACCACGCGACGATGCTCCGGGCACCCGCGCCTATGATGTTTTCGTCGAGTGCCTGAAGAAGGGCCTTCTTACCCGTGTGACCGGCGACATCATCGCGCTGTCGCCACCACTGATCATCGAAGAAAGCCAGATTGGCGACATCATCTCGATTATTAGTGATGCACTGTCCCACACGGCCTGA
- the repB gene encoding plasmid partitioning protein RepB has product MSRKEIFANLGGKTTDNNEAPAERSRPRIRPILGSPELVTDVVNSPVGMIGQSLNEVSERSKRAEEIERKLAEGLTIVALDPADVDPSFIPDRMPSSIEADVGLVEAIREQGQQVPILVRPHPDHPGRYQVAFGHRRLRAVAQIGIPVRAVVRDLTDEQLVVAQGQENNERRDLSYIEKARFAQKLQMRFSRETIMAAMSLYKGDLSNMLSVVGRIPDDIVDSIGPAPGVGRRNWMDLAEQLSSSKVNEAARAYLSDESVEKLPSEEKFKSILEFLKPKAEPKKTGVLSTQSGQKLAKIVETDNRVDISIDRRQAPEFAAFVLDHLQALFEEHRAKQ; this is encoded by the coding sequence ATGAGCAGAAAAGAAATCTTCGCAAATCTTGGTGGCAAGACCACGGATAACAACGAGGCACCCGCAGAGCGTTCACGCCCGCGTATCCGCCCGATCCTTGGTTCGCCAGAACTGGTCACCGATGTCGTGAATTCGCCGGTCGGAATGATCGGACAATCGCTGAATGAAGTCTCCGAGCGTTCCAAGCGCGCGGAAGAGATAGAACGCAAGCTGGCCGAAGGGCTGACGATTGTCGCTCTCGACCCAGCAGATGTCGATCCATCCTTTATTCCCGACCGTATGCCATCGTCCATCGAAGCGGATGTCGGTCTTGTCGAAGCAATCCGTGAGCAGGGACAGCAGGTTCCTATTCTCGTTCGCCCTCACCCGGACCATCCGGGTCGCTATCAGGTGGCCTTCGGTCATCGCCGTCTTCGTGCCGTGGCACAGATTGGTATTCCGGTTCGTGCCGTTGTTCGTGACCTGACCGATGAGCAGCTCGTCGTTGCCCAGGGACAGGAAAACAACGAACGCCGCGACTTGAGTTATATCGAAAAGGCACGCTTTGCACAGAAGCTTCAAATGCGTTTCTCGCGTGAAACCATCATGGCTGCGATGTCGCTATACAAAGGCGATCTGTCGAACATGCTGTCCGTCGTCGGTCGTATCCCCGACGATATCGTCGATAGCATCGGTCCAGCACCGGGTGTGGGTCGCCGCAACTGGATGGATTTGGCAGAGCAGCTTTCCTCGTCGAAAGTCAATGAAGCCGCACGCGCTTATCTCAGCGATGAGAGCGTTGAAAAGCTTCCTTCCGAAGAGAAATTCAAATCGATCCTCGAGTTTCTAAAGCCTAAAGCCGAGCCAAAGAAGACGGGTGTTCTTTCGACGCAGAGCGGTCAGAAGCTCGCGAAGATCGTCGAGACTGATAACAGGGTCGATATCTCCATCGATCGCAGACAAGCGCCGGAGTTTGCCGCGTTCGTTCTGGATCATCTACAGGCGCTGTTCGAAGAGCATCGCGCCAAGCAGTAA
- a CDS encoding biliverdin-producing heme oxygenase: MIAAGLAVDLHQIEPSRTKRLKAATRAAHEALDGFIMAAKPFESRENFGKFVQTQYLFHSDLDALFSNETLDGLLPDLKGRRRLAFIVQDLNDLSISTPETQSTRFNINDADFDLPEALGWLYVIEGSNLGAAFLLKDAAKLGLDETFGARHLAGAPEGRGLHWRTFVAALDAIELTAEEEDRAIAGAEAAFRAVHEHAKRMMI, encoded by the coding sequence ATGATCGCTGCCGGACTGGCCGTAGACCTGCACCAGATAGAACCAAGCCGCACCAAGCGCCTGAAGGCCGCGACACGGGCTGCTCACGAGGCTCTGGACGGTTTCATCATGGCTGCGAAACCCTTCGAAAGCCGTGAAAATTTCGGCAAGTTCGTCCAGACGCAGTACCTCTTTCACAGTGATCTTGATGCTTTGTTCTCGAACGAAACGCTGGATGGGCTTCTGCCGGACTTGAAAGGCCGCAGGCGTCTTGCTTTCATCGTGCAGGACTTGAACGACTTGAGCATTTCGACACCGGAAACACAGTCCACGCGGTTCAACATCAATGACGCGGATTTCGACCTGCCAGAGGCTTTAGGATGGCTCTATGTCATCGAAGGATCGAACCTCGGTGCTGCTTTTCTGTTGAAGGATGCTGCAAAGCTCGGGCTCGACGAAACCTTTGGCGCACGCCATCTGGCAGGGGCACCGGAAGGGCGTGGTCTGCACTGGCGCACCTTTGTTGCAGCGCTTGACGCAATTGAACTCACCGCAGAAGAAGAAGACCGTGCCATTGCCGGTGCCGAGGCCGCATTCCGCGCGGTTCACGAGCATGCCAAGCGGATGATGATCTGA
- a CDS encoding FAD/NAD(P)-binding protein has protein sequence MVYDVAVVGSGFSAISLVTNLLERLPATASIAIVGDDSAFGRGTAYRTELHLHRLNVPAARMSAFADKPNDFLGWLAKRGHAVDGTTFASRNDYGLYLRDTLASLLRSQSQRARVDFVKAKAMSCLSCEKDRTIFRLSDGRELEAANVALCLGVGTASLPRLTSDADMALFRRVVRNPWRLGWLSRVGTDDTIAILGSGLTMIDQVLSLRNKGHRGKIHVLSRRGLAPHPHSRTPVQAIEPALQDDRREISQILSDLRGQVREGAAWRGVMEGLRHQTQPLWQSLSQEQRSRFLRHALAWWNIHRHRVAPQVHEVFDALVQDGTVTVHAGFVSKITRQGDENSLVYRKRGTSDEVSLVFDWLVNCTGMERAGIGHSPLLQHMREQDMLEIDPLGLGVKVDDKSRVLSCNGSPRPGLFAVGALTAGQFWEITAVPDIRNQTRQVAEHITGLVEPSGSETQDIHR, from the coding sequence GTGGTTTATGATGTCGCCGTTGTCGGGTCTGGGTTTTCCGCGATCAGTCTCGTCACCAATCTGTTGGAGCGTCTACCAGCCACAGCATCCATCGCCATCGTTGGCGATGACTCCGCGTTTGGTAGAGGGACAGCCTATCGCACTGAATTACATTTGCACCGGCTCAATGTGCCTGCCGCAAGAATGAGCGCATTTGCGGATAAGCCAAACGACTTCTTGGGTTGGTTGGCGAAGCGTGGCCATGCTGTCGATGGCACGACGTTTGCGTCGCGCAATGATTATGGTCTTTATCTCAGGGACACGCTCGCATCTCTGCTTAGGAGCCAAAGCCAGCGTGCTCGGGTTGATTTCGTCAAAGCTAAAGCGATGTCCTGTCTTTCTTGTGAGAAAGATAGAACGATCTTTCGATTGAGTGACGGTCGCGAGTTGGAAGCTGCCAACGTCGCTCTTTGTTTGGGCGTCGGGACTGCGAGTTTGCCGCGGCTAACTTCGGATGCCGACATGGCTCTCTTCCGACGCGTCGTGCGAAACCCGTGGCGGCTGGGCTGGTTGTCACGTGTGGGCACGGATGACACCATTGCCATTCTCGGCTCAGGCCTGACGATGATTGATCAGGTTCTTTCGCTTCGCAACAAAGGTCATCGTGGAAAAATCCACGTCCTGTCGCGCAGGGGTCTTGCACCGCATCCACACAGCCGCACGCCTGTGCAGGCGATTGAGCCAGCGCTTCAAGATGATCGGCGTGAGATAAGCCAGATACTCTCAGACTTGCGGGGACAGGTGAGGGAAGGTGCGGCGTGGCGCGGGGTTATGGAGGGCTTGAGGCATCAGACGCAGCCATTGTGGCAGAGCCTTAGCCAGGAGCAGCGCTCGCGTTTCCTCCGCCACGCGCTTGCATGGTGGAACATCCACAGGCACCGAGTGGCGCCGCAGGTGCATGAGGTTTTTGATGCCTTGGTGCAGGACGGTACGGTGACCGTGCATGCCGGTTTTGTATCAAAGATCACACGGCAGGGTGACGAGAACAGTCTCGTTTATCGCAAACGCGGCACCTCCGATGAAGTCTCTCTCGTGTTCGATTGGCTGGTCAATTGCACTGGCATGGAACGTGCGGGAATTGGCCACTCGCCGCTCTTGCAGCATATGCGGGAACAGGACATGCTTGAGATCGATCCACTTGGCCTTGGCGTTAAAGTGGATGACAAGTCGCGCGTTCTGTCGTGCAATGGCTCCCCACGGCCTGGCTTGTTTGCCGTGGGAGCCTTGACAGCGGGGCAGTTTTGGGAAATTACTGCTGTGCCTGACATTCGAAACCAGACTCGCCAAGTGGCTGAGCACATCACCGGTTTAGTGGAACCGAGTGGGTCCGAAACTCAGGACATTCATAGATAA
- a CDS encoding Bug family tripartite tricarboxylate transporter substrate binding protein, protein MTYRLITRRTAMALAASAVSLFSVGTVAHAQGFPDRAITLVVPFAAGGSTDVVARVIAQKMGDDLGQQVIVENIAGAGGNLGADRVARAEPDGYTVLMGTVATHALNPLILKTKPYDPEKDFAPISLLVVVPNVLVVNPQLPVNTVAELVALLKAEPDKYAYASSGNGTPLHLSGELFKSMTGVSMQHVPYKGSGPALNDLLGNQVSIMFDNLPSSSGHIKSGTLRALGVTTAERASSFPDVPTIAETVPGYETYTWNALFAPTGTPTEAIDRLNAAAKKALADPGVAARMADFSAQIVASTPEELKTHVSEEIAKWGPVVKDANVQMD, encoded by the coding sequence ATGACGTATCGACTTATTACACGGCGCACTGCCATGGCTCTTGCAGCGTCTGCAGTCTCACTTTTCTCGGTGGGCACTGTGGCTCACGCGCAGGGTTTTCCAGACCGGGCAATAACGCTCGTTGTTCCTTTCGCTGCGGGCGGTTCGACCGATGTGGTTGCCCGCGTCATCGCGCAGAAAATGGGGGATGATCTGGGCCAGCAGGTCATCGTTGAAAATATCGCCGGGGCAGGCGGCAATCTCGGTGCCGACAGAGTTGCCAGAGCCGAGCCTGACGGATACACGGTACTGATGGGCACTGTCGCAACGCATGCGCTCAACCCTCTCATCCTCAAAACCAAACCGTATGATCCCGAAAAAGACTTCGCGCCGATCTCGCTGCTGGTCGTCGTTCCCAATGTACTGGTGGTCAATCCGCAGCTTCCTGTGAACACGGTTGCCGAACTGGTCGCGCTGCTGAAGGCTGAGCCGGACAAATATGCTTATGCCTCCTCCGGTAACGGCACCCCGCTTCACCTGTCGGGTGAGCTGTTCAAGAGCATGACAGGCGTTTCCATGCAGCACGTTCCCTACAAAGGGTCCGGTCCCGCGCTGAACGATCTGCTTGGAAACCAGGTTTCCATCATGTTCGACAATCTCCCGTCGTCATCGGGACACATCAAATCCGGTACCTTGCGTGCGCTGGGCGTGACCACGGCGGAAAGAGCATCGTCCTTCCCTGACGTACCGACTATTGCCGAAACCGTGCCCGGCTATGAGACCTACACTTGGAACGCACTGTTTGCGCCTACCGGCACACCAACCGAAGCCATAGACCGGCTGAATGCGGCTGCGAAAAAAGCACTCGCAGATCCCGGCGTCGCGGCTCGCATGGCCGATTTCAGTGCTCAGATTGTCGCATCGACACCGGAAGAATTGAAGACGCATGTCTCGGAAGAAATCGCCAAGTGGGGACCGGTCGTCAAGGACGCAAACGTTCAGATGGACTGA
- a CDS encoding sigma-70 family RNA polymerase sigma factor, protein MRQDDLDMVIGLVALSDRKAFASLYTRTSPKLFSICLRILKDRTDADEALQEVYVKIWQRARQFSAATGTAEVWMAAIARNTAIDMIRARKPVASELSDGPELVETAPNPEQTLLRKDTGRGIDLCLGELEDNKAKAVRQAYLEGMTYQELAESYDVPLNTMRTWLRRSLIKLKECMER, encoded by the coding sequence ATGCGGCAAGACGATCTTGATATGGTGATCGGCCTTGTTGCCCTGTCTGATCGGAAAGCATTCGCTTCGCTCTACACGCGAACGAGCCCGAAACTTTTCTCCATATGCCTTCGTATACTTAAAGACCGCACGGACGCCGATGAAGCGTTGCAGGAGGTCTATGTGAAGATATGGCAGCGTGCACGACAGTTTTCCGCCGCGACGGGCACAGCCGAGGTATGGATGGCAGCAATTGCACGCAACACAGCCATCGACATGATCAGGGCGCGCAAACCCGTTGCCAGCGAACTGAGCGACGGGCCGGAACTGGTCGAAACTGCGCCCAACCCGGAGCAGACGCTGCTGCGCAAGGATACGGGCCGGGGAATTGACCTCTGTCTTGGCGAGTTGGAGGACAACAAAGCAAAGGCCGTTCGGCAGGCCTATCTGGAGGGCATGACCTATCAGGAGCTTGCCGAGAGTTATGACGTACCCTTGAATACGATGCGAACGTGGTTGAGGCGCAGCCTCATCAAGCTGAAAGAGTGCATGGAGCGATGA
- the repC gene encoding plasmid replication protein RepC: MNSDIVATPFGRRGLSLGRLASQFASKTVDPNRSIDKWKMFRATCEARPLLGVSDRSLAVLNALISFYPKAELSEENGLVVFPSNQQLSLRAHGMPEQTLRRHLAALVDAGLILRKDSPNGKRYARKDRSGGISDAFGFSLAPLITRADEIQAIARQVVDDRLELQRLREKISLCRRDIIKFAEIALEENADGDWSKFQTRYFTLKSSLDRKSKAPHLTLVLEDLTILRNEMANRLEKHIEIQKISANAYQNERLIQSSESESIFETVHVDKSAGKTENTQPVERKLAFEKLDEANRTETKSVQRQEGFDLQTVINACPEISLYGPNGAVRSWQEMQHAGKVVRNMLSISQSAYDDAERAMGVHAATAIIACILEKSATIQSPGGYLRTLTEKALSRQFSIKPMLMALLRTQLSSKFEPSLQ, translated from the coding sequence ATGAATAGCGACATTGTAGCGACGCCTTTCGGGCGGCGGGGGTTATCCCTTGGCCGTTTGGCAAGTCAGTTCGCATCGAAAACGGTTGACCCCAACAGGTCTATCGACAAATGGAAGATGTTTCGCGCGACTTGCGAAGCACGACCTCTGCTGGGCGTAAGCGATAGATCGCTGGCGGTCCTGAACGCTCTGATCAGCTTTTATCCAAAGGCAGAGCTGTCGGAAGAAAATGGCTTAGTCGTCTTTCCGTCCAACCAGCAACTTTCCCTGCGCGCCCACGGCATGCCAGAGCAAACGTTGCGGCGTCATCTCGCGGCCCTGGTCGATGCAGGTCTTATTCTGCGCAAGGATAGCCCCAACGGAAAGCGTTATGCGCGCAAAGATCGAAGCGGCGGTATCAGCGATGCCTTCGGTTTTTCACTCGCGCCACTGATCACCCGTGCAGATGAAATCCAAGCAATTGCAAGACAAGTCGTTGACGACAGGCTTGAACTTCAGCGCCTGCGGGAAAAAATTAGCCTATGCCGACGTGACATCATCAAGTTCGCCGAAATCGCACTCGAAGAAAATGCAGACGGTGACTGGTCAAAGTTTCAAACGCGCTATTTCACGCTCAAATCATCCTTGGATCGCAAATCGAAAGCGCCGCATCTGACGCTCGTACTCGAAGATTTGACGATTTTGCGCAATGAGATGGCTAACCGACTGGAAAAACACATAGAAATTCAAAAAATAAGCGCCAATGCCTATCAAAATGAGCGGCTTATACAGAGTTCAGAATCCGAATCTATTTTTGAAACGGTGCATGTGGATAAGTCTGCGGGAAAAACTGAAAACACTCAGCCTGTGGAAAGGAAGCTGGCTTTTGAAAAACTGGATGAAGCTAACCGCACAGAGACCAAATCTGTCCAAAGACAGGAAGGCTTCGATCTGCAGACCGTGATCAATGCATGCCCGGAAATATCGCTCTATGGCCCGAATGGCGCTGTCAGAAGCTGGCAGGAGATGCAGCATGCCGGTAAAGTGGTCAGAAACATGCTGTCGATCAGCCAGTCGGCCTATGATGACGCGGAAAGAGCCATGGGCGTACATGCAGCAACAGCAATCATAGCGTGTATATTAGAAAAATCAGCAACCATTCAATCCCCGGGCGGTTATCTGCGAACGCTGACGGAAAAAGCGCTATCCCGCCAATTCTCAATCAAACCCATGCTCATGGCGTTGTTACGGACACAATTATCATCAAAGTTTGAACCAAGTTTGCAGTAG
- the repA gene encoding plasmid partitioning protein RepA, translating into MTQSADLKSAEKAPDLTGLILQHSAALSAQLQAHNANTFAPLAEKSMRNFSPSETAKLIGIGEAYLRQIAAEQPDLSASQSGGRRSYTVEDIHNIRKFLDQGARGTRRYLPHRREGEDLQVIAVMNFKGGSGKTTTSAHLAQYLALRGYRVLAIDLDPQASLSALFGHQPELDVGPNETLYGAIRYDSEQRPIAEIVRGTYIPDLHIIPGNLELMEFEHDTPRALMRRAPGDTLFFARIGQAIAQAQNFYDVVVIDCPPQLGYLTLSALTAATSVLVTVHPQMLDVMSMNQFLAMTGDLLAEIGRAGARSDYHWMRYLVTRFEPSDGPQNQMVAFLRSIFGEHVLNHPMLKTTAVSDAGLTNQTLFEVERTQFTRSTYDRALESMTNVNAEIEGLIKKAWGRTA; encoded by the coding sequence ATGACTCAAAGTGCCGATCTGAAATCTGCCGAGAAGGCGCCCGATCTGACGGGCCTCATTCTTCAGCATTCGGCCGCGCTGTCGGCGCAGCTGCAAGCGCACAACGCAAACACCTTCGCACCGCTTGCGGAAAAAAGCATGCGGAATTTCTCTCCGTCGGAAACGGCCAAGCTGATCGGTATCGGTGAAGCCTATCTGCGCCAGATCGCAGCGGAGCAGCCTGATCTCAGCGCGTCGCAAAGTGGCGGTCGTCGCAGCTATACCGTCGAAGACATTCATAATATCAGAAAGTTTCTGGATCAGGGCGCACGCGGTACGCGGCGTTATCTGCCGCACCGCCGCGAAGGTGAAGACCTACAAGTTATCGCGGTAATGAATTTTAAGGGTGGGTCCGGCAAGACGACAACGTCTGCGCACCTCGCACAATATCTCGCGTTGCGCGGCTACCGCGTGCTCGCAATCGATCTCGATCCGCAGGCCAGTCTTTCGGCTCTGTTCGGCCATCAGCCGGAACTTGACGTCGGTCCGAATGAAACATTGTACGGCGCGATCCGCTATGACAGCGAGCAGCGTCCGATCGCGGAGATCGTCAGAGGAACCTACATCCCCGACCTCCACATCATTCCTGGCAACCTGGAACTCATGGAGTTCGAACATGATACGCCGCGGGCTTTGATGCGCCGTGCGCCTGGCGACACCTTGTTCTTCGCGCGTATTGGCCAGGCGATAGCCCAGGCACAGAACTTCTACGACGTTGTCGTCATCGATTGCCCGCCGCAGCTCGGTTACCTCACGCTTTCGGCTTTGACGGCAGCAACATCGGTTCTGGTCACCGTTCACCCGCAAATGCTCGATGTGATGTCGATGAACCAGTTTCTGGCCATGACCGGCGATTTGCTGGCAGAAATCGGCAGAGCCGGCGCTCGTTCCGATTATCACTGGATGCGCTATCTCGTGACCCGCTTTGAGCCGAGTGACGGTCCGCAAAACCAGATGGTCGCGTTTCTCCGCTCGATCTTCGGTGAACACGTCTTGAACCATCCGATGTTGAAAACGACGGCCGTTTCCGACGCTGGATTGACCAACCAGACACTTTTCGAAGTCGAGCGTACCCAGTTCACACGGTCTACCTATGACCGCGCTCTGGAATCCATGACCAACGTTAATGCCGAAATAGAAGGCTTGATCAAAAAAGCCTGGGGTAGGACAGCATGA